The sequence TGGGCAGCTTCCTTAATGTGGAGGAAAGGGATGAACCCCAACTCAAAACATGGACGGTGGCAGCCTGTCCCATGCTATGTCAAAGCTACAAATATCCTCTAATAATATGATTAAAGAATAATCTGCTTTTTGGCCGACATAAATAATTAGAACAGTTTAACATTTTATTTAATCAAAGTATCAAAaggatataaataaataaataaatacacatGGATGAGACAAACAAGAAGAAAGGGATTAATGAGGAAAGCTATGATAACAATAAATTAAGGTCGATTATATGAATATTTACTGactgtattttttatttggataAAAAGAAAGATTGGGATAGACTAACGGCCAATATAAAACTATCGTTTGCTGGTTGTGTTAATCAGATGGTTATAGTATCATCCCATAATTAACATTTGGCACTATCACATTACAATAACTGAACTTCATACCCTGAACaataaaattactaaattttaCTTACTATAACATTTAGTTTAAAATAACTTAAATAGttatttgtaattattaatttCAGGTGATTATTTTCCATATGTGTCTCCAAACTCAATTTAGTTTGTTACCAGTGAAAAATAGCCCTAAAGTGAAGGCCCTGAAGATAGCATATCTCAAATGTCAATGGACATGACAATCATGTCGGGACGTAAAATGTTGTGATAACCGCTCGATAATTATTAAACTGATAgaaatccgcccgatatcttatcagTTTGGCTAGCGAATAAGTACATTTACAAGTCGATAACCAATAAACCGGGCAATTGAGCGTAACAATCCGCCCAATAAGCAGCCGTAAGACCAAGTTGGCAGTTAGTACTAATATACATACCTTCAACTATGCTAAACAGTTGACAAACAAAGAGAACATGTTAactaaaagaaaaacaataaaatagcAAACCTTATGCTCACTGAGGTCCAGAACAGATTTATCATTACAAGATGGCACAGCAGAATACAGCTCAAATGAAGGTTCAAAATCTGGTTGAGAGAGCTGGTAAGTTtggtttttttaaaataaaaaaaaataaaaaataaaaaaaacctgCTAATTTCTTCATCAACAGTTGAAGTTGAGTAGACTTTCTCTACTATGGAGCTTAAAGCTATTTTCTTTCCTAAAGAAACACTCTTCTAGTCTATGAAAATGCTAACGTCAAGATCGCGAAGGCAAAATTTACAGATCTCAGACAACAATCGCAACAATGTCATCGCCAAGCAGAAGAAGTTGCCAAAGCTCGGTTCTTCCATCCAAGATAAAGCACCTCCTGGCTTTCGGCAAGCTTATAATTTGGGCTATACTCTTTCAACATGTCCTTGATGGTCTCACCAACTGATGGACTCAAAGAGATAGGAGTAAATCCAGCCATCACAAGTCTTGACCTCCACTTGCCAAATGGTTCGTGTCTTTCCACTCTGTCAGCCCCTTCACATGCTATTATATTGACAACATCTCGTGCAATACAATGCTCCTCTGCACTGATCCGCTGCTTGTCATCCCTTGAACGAGCTGCATCAGTTGACTCAAACATTGCTGTGTAGTAATCTAGAGTTTCACGGAACCTTGGAAGGAAAGGGGCGGTGTTGGTGTTCGATTCTTGTTCAACTAGGGTGACAATTTTGGGAGACAAGCTCTTCACTAGTCTTAATAGGCGATCTCGATGGTTCATAGTGCTTACGCTCTCATCTGGCATGTGGTGTAACATGTAAGGGAAATTAACTGCCAGTGCTTCTCCATGTCTAACTTGCAGGTTCTCTAGTTCGACCCTACAGCCTGACATGGCAGCACCATGGAATTCGAAAGACACTCCACAAGACTCCGCAACTTTTGCTAACCTTTCACCGACTAGCTTAAGTCCTCCACCCCGTGCATGAGCTGATTGGGAATCATCGACGCCTGTGACGCGGACATATGGCGGTCCACCAGGCCGACGAGCAAGATCGTGGAGGAGGAACATCCATTGACTTCCCTGTGCTATTTGAAAATCAATGATATGGATTGTATTCTCATTCCTCATGGCTTCCCCGATGACGACATTGGCGGACATATAGGCGAACTTGTAGTACGGGCAGATGTGATAGAGGACTTGCATGTAAGACAACAAATCTGAGCTAGTTGGTTCGTTGCATTTCAGTTTTTTGTATATGGTACTTCCGGAGGACAGTAATCGTGCTCTTAGCCCTTCCAACATGTAAGCACTCAGTCGTTGCATAGGTTCGCCAGAAACCGATACCCTTTGCTCCAAGACATTCATCAGAACTTCAGCAGTTGAGATATCAGCTTCTGCTACTGCTTCAGCGCAGGCTAAAAGCAGATCTTTTAAGTCCAATCTGGAGGCTATGTCCAATACTTGATTCCGCTTTGTCAAGGAAGATGGTTTTGAGAATACACCATTGAACGAGCAACTGCTGCTATCATCAATATCAGATTCAGGCCCTCGCAACTTATTCTTCAGTTCCCACAGCGCATGCTTCATTCCGTTGCCATCATCGACTCCTGAACACCCACTTACAGGCGAACCACAAGTGTTATCAAATGAATGGTGTGGATCAGAAATGTATGACT is a genomic window of Nicotiana tabacum cultivar K326 chromosome 16, ASM71507v2, whole genome shotgun sequence containing:
- the LOC107773439 gene encoding scarecrow-like protein 13, producing MQASQGPRRSGDVHRLYHQPMQQVQQYYTPYQAVDNNIYNDSSSSGTQFSFQTQNEQVFTLDSLPATDYAIYDAAPSVSVSSNRSPFSPQCSQSYISDPHHSFDNTCGSPVSGCSGVDDGNGMKHALWELKNKLRGPESDIDDSSSCSFNGVFSKPSSLTKRNQVLDIASRLDLKDLLLACAEAVAEADISTAEVLMNVLEQRVSVSGEPMQRLSAYMLEGLRARLLSSGSTIYKKLKCNEPTSSDLLSYMQVLYHICPYYKFAYMSANVVIGEAMRNENTIHIIDFQIAQGSQWMFLLHDLARRPGGPPYVRVTGVDDSQSAHARGGGLKLVGERLAKVAESCGVSFEFHGAAMSGCRVELENLQVRHGEALAVNFPYMLHHMPDESVSTMNHRDRLLRLVKSLSPKIVTLVEQESNTNTAPFLPRFRETLDYYTAMFESTDAARSRDDKQRISAEEHCIARDVVNIIACEGADRVERHEPFGKWRSRLVMAGFTPISLSPSVGETIKDMLKEYSPNYKLAESQEVLYLGWKNRALATSSAWR